The sequence CCGTCCTTGCCAATTATTGGCATACTCATGGGTACATGTATAATGGCGCACGATATTTTTCTTACCCCCGTCAATTCGGCGAATACTATGATCGCCTATGGCACGGAAGCTTTTAAGCCAGGAGACATGTTTAGGATAGGCGTTCCTTTTACTGCCGTTCTCTTTGTTTTGGTTTTGGCCTGGATGCTTATATATTGGCCGATTGTCGGTCTTTCTTGAATGATTTCGGAGGTGGGAATAATTTATGAGAAGCGATAAAGATAAGCAAACGAGTCTACAGGAAGCAGTAAAAACATATTTGCCCAATGGCAGTTCCATGAGTTTTGGCGGCTTGGGGGCGCGAGACCCCTTTGCGGTCCTTTATGAAATAATCAGGCAAGGCGCAAAAGATTTAACG is a genomic window of Acidaminococcales bacterium containing:
- a CDS encoding anion permease — encoded protein: PSLPIIGILMGTCIMAHDIFLTPVNSANTMIAYGTEAFKPGDMFRIGVPFTAVLFVLVLAWMLIYWPIVGLS